A single Arachidicoccus sp. BS20 DNA region contains:
- a CDS encoding DUF6427 family protein, translating to MVSLFKEKSSAGVFRLITLSIFVHIRLFFLPSIVAVPDKSNLLYSLMASLQNMPSVFIALIYQALILIQALRLNYLLSNYRLFPNTNFTPAMCFVIFSALLPQWENVSAALIANLFIILLINMLVRLYNSQQPVKSVFNCGLTAGLCALVFPPGIAIVVFGLISVLILRPVKLNELFAYLTGAILPYYFLGSILFLIQGNLKQAVTYLPASNLHWLVPSDKTYFLIAGIAILLCVILGFAYLQNYFGKLVISARKQWIILVLLFVLLALTIPFVKDKDWTSAWFVVIPTASAVAANLFYYSKRKIAVALLFWLLIIACLFNNFDGMSLLRSLTPQKPQIEIKKNTQKHPPNAKKL from the coding sequence GTGGTAAGCCTTTTTAAAGAAAAATCTTCAGCCGGCGTTTTCCGCCTCATTACGCTCAGCATTTTCGTGCATATACGCCTATTTTTTTTGCCTTCCATTGTAGCAGTACCGGACAAAAGCAACCTGTTGTATTCTTTAATGGCATCTCTGCAAAATATGCCGTCCGTTTTTATAGCATTAATATATCAGGCGCTTATTCTCATTCAGGCGCTTCGGCTCAATTATTTGCTAAGCAATTATCGCCTGTTTCCCAACACCAATTTTACTCCGGCAATGTGTTTCGTTATATTTTCAGCGCTGCTGCCGCAATGGGAAAACGTAAGCGCCGCACTGATTGCAAACCTGTTTATCATTTTGTTGATAAATATGCTGGTCAGATTGTATAACTCGCAACAACCGGTCAAGAGTGTTTTCAACTGCGGACTCACAGCCGGCTTATGTGCGCTTGTATTTCCGCCAGGTATTGCCATTGTTGTATTTGGGCTTATCTCGGTACTCATTTTGAGACCCGTAAAACTAAATGAACTTTTCGCCTATCTTACCGGAGCCATTTTGCCCTATTATTTTCTTGGAAGCATTCTTTTTCTTATCCAAGGCAACCTGAAACAAGCGGTTACTTACTTGCCGGCATCGAATTTGCACTGGCTTGTTCCTTCCGACAAAACATATTTTCTTATTGCAGGTATTGCCATTTTACTATGTGTAATTTTGGGTTTCGCGTATTTGCAGAATTATTTTGGCAAGCTGGTTATCTCCGCGCGTAAACAATGGATTATTCTTGTATTACTTTTTGTGCTTTTGGCGCTTACAATTCCTTTTGTAAAAGACAAAGACTGGACAAGTGCGTGGTTTGTGGTAATACCCACAGCATCAGCAGTTGCGGCAAATTTATTTTATTACAGTAAAAGAAAAATTGCCGTTGCACTTTTGTTCTGGCTGCTCATTATCGCTTGCCTGTTCAACAATTTTGACGGAATGTCTTTGCTGCGCAGTTTAACGCCTCAAAAACCGCAAATCGAAATCAAAAAGAATACACAAAAACACCCACCCAACGCGAAAAAACTTTAG
- the purQ gene encoding phosphoribosylformylglycinamidine synthase subunit PurQ: protein MKFGVVVFPGSNCDQDMHDALQNDLNKEVQMLWHKDKDLSNFTTDDCIVLPGGFSYGDYLRCGAIARFSPMMQSVIEFANKGGKVLGVCNGFQILCESHLLPGVLMMNAHRQFVCKNAFIKSADGTPLKIPVAHGDGRFQADEKLLDELQVNNQIIYTYCDKNGNITPEANPNGAARNIAGIRNKAGNVFGMMPHPERATSSLLGNVDGVEVFKFLGLN from the coding sequence ATGAAATTCGGCGTTGTAGTTTTTCCCGGTTCCAATTGCGACCAAGATATGCACGATGCTTTACAAAACGATTTGAACAAAGAAGTGCAAATGCTTTGGCACAAAGACAAAGATTTGAGCAATTTTACGACCGACGATTGCATTGTGCTGCCGGGCGGATTTTCCTACGGCGATTACCTGCGATGCGGCGCTATTGCGCGCTTCAGCCCGATGATGCAAAGCGTTATTGAATTTGCAAACAAAGGCGGAAAAGTTTTAGGCGTGTGCAACGGATTTCAGATTCTATGCGAAAGCCACTTACTTCCCGGCGTGCTGATGATGAATGCGCACAGACAATTTGTTTGCAAAAATGCTTTCATAAAATCTGCTGACGGAACGCCGTTAAAGATTCCCGTAGCACACGGAGACGGAAGATTTCAGGCTGATGAAAAATTGTTGGACGAATTGCAGGTAAACAATCAGATTATTTATACTTACTGCGATAAAAACGGCAACATTACTCCCGAAGCAAACCCGAACGGTGCAGCACGCAACATTGCAGGAATCAGAAATAAAGCTGGCAACGTTTTCGGAATGATGCCGCATCCTGAACGTGCAACTTCTTCTTTACTGGGAAATGTGGACGGCGTGGAAGTGTTTAAATTCTTGGGGTTGAACTAA